One stretch of Caldinitratiruptor microaerophilus DNA includes these proteins:
- a CDS encoding formate dehydrogenase subunit gamma, whose protein sequence is MAREAWIRKFTGRQIFVHWLFGISWLVLALTGALFLWRPDPHGTVTGLGVYLQGSVGQTLRTVHRVAAVGLMLAPLLYIVLEPRGFFRDLKELVTITRNDLRFFVTGPVFYTTGKGHVPPQGRYNGGHKLNYWIVILTWIGFVVSGTVMWLLRGAVSVQTFRLMLLIHSLSFFVGVPMALIHLYLTLLHPFTRQALSAVISGYVKLSYARMEHRQWVEEELARGTAELREAPPGAGAA, encoded by the coding sequence GTGGCCCGCGAGGCGTGGATCCGCAAGTTCACCGGCAGGCAGATCTTCGTGCACTGGCTCTTCGGGATCTCCTGGCTCGTGCTGGCGCTGACCGGTGCCCTGTTCCTGTGGCGCCCGGACCCGCACGGAACGGTCACCGGGCTCGGAGTCTACCTCCAGGGGAGCGTCGGGCAGACCCTCCGGACCGTCCACCGGGTGGCCGCGGTCGGGCTGATGCTGGCGCCGCTGCTCTACATCGTCCTCGAGCCCCGGGGCTTCTTCCGGGACCTGAAGGAACTGGTGACGATCACCCGGAACGACCTGCGCTTCTTCGTGACCGGCCCGGTCTTCTACACCACCGGGAAAGGGCACGTGCCCCCCCAGGGCCGGTACAACGGGGGCCACAAGCTGAACTACTGGATCGTGATCCTGACGTGGATCGGGTTCGTGGTCTCCGGCACCGTCATGTGGCTCCTGCGGGGCGCGGTCAGCGTCCAGACCTTCCGGCTGATGCTCCTCATCCACAGCCTCTCGTTCTTCGTGGGCGTCCCCATGGCGTTAATCCATCTTTACCTGACGCTCCTGCACCCGTTCACACGGCAGGCGCTCTCGGCCGTCATCAGCGGCTACGTGAAACTGTCCTACGCCCGGATGGAGCACCGCCAGTGGGTGGAGGAGGAACTGGCCCGCGGCACGGCCGAGCTCCGCGAGGCCCCGCCCGGAGCCGGGGCCGCCTGA
- a CDS encoding SLBB domain-containing protein has product MSAGVCAASPGTAGLLIDPGRSTPEGLEEYRSRGGYTGLEQVLARGAGWAAEVVARARLRGRGPLGRPVAERWRRVAAGPSAARYVIGNGAESLSISRKDRYLMANHPHRVLEGLLIAARAVGAREAYLYVRGDSPESLAGLRSALEEAARAGLVGEASVTGVQVRLQPSATGPVSGEETAVIDALEGLEGRPQIRPPDPEASGLFGQPTLVQNVETLAAVAAVFREGLDRHLALGTADEPGSALFTVTGAVRRPGVYELPLGTRLADLLRLAGADPAAVRAVLPGGLASPPLWPQELDVPLSWADLGRAGSVLGNRTVIVLGPEASLPVQFAEIMQVLAEGSCGQCQGCANGTRALAGYLAALAGLAGGTEGGAPAALPAFADPAELLAYARHQAHLLTRRAGICPYPESVGRAMLRALEVFCRVSPVR; this is encoded by the coding sequence TTGAGCGCCGGAGTCTGCGCGGCGAGCCCCGGCACGGCGGGGCTCCTGATCGACCCGGGCCGGAGCACCCCCGAGGGCCTGGAGGAGTATCGCTCCCGGGGCGGGTACACCGGGCTCGAGCAGGTCCTGGCCCGGGGGGCCGGCTGGGCGGCGGAGGTCGTGGCCCGGGCCCGCCTGCGGGGCCGGGGCCCCTTGGGCCGGCCCGTCGCCGAGCGCTGGCGGCGGGTCGCCGCCGGCCCGTCGGCCGCGCGCTACGTGATCGGCAACGGGGCCGAGAGCCTCTCGATCAGTCGGAAGGACCGCTACCTGATGGCCAACCACCCGCACCGGGTGCTGGAGGGGCTTCTGATCGCGGCCCGTGCGGTGGGGGCCCGGGAAGCCTACCTCTACGTCCGGGGGGACTCCCCGGAGTCGCTCGCCGGCCTCCGGTCGGCCCTCGAGGAGGCGGCGCGCGCCGGCCTCGTCGGGGAGGCGAGCGTCACCGGGGTGCAGGTCCGCCTCCAGCCGTCGGCCACCGGGCCCGTGTCGGGGGAGGAGACGGCGGTCATCGACGCCCTGGAAGGGCTGGAGGGGCGGCCCCAGATCCGGCCCCCGGACCCCGAGGCGAGCGGGCTCTTCGGGCAGCCGACCCTGGTGCAGAACGTGGAGACCCTCGCTGCGGTCGCGGCCGTGTTCCGGGAGGGGCTCGACCGCCACTTGGCGCTCGGGACGGCGGACGAGCCCGGCAGCGCGCTGTTCACCGTGACCGGCGCCGTCCGGCGGCCCGGCGTGTACGAACTGCCGCTGGGCACCCGCCTCGCTGACCTCCTGCGGCTCGCCGGGGCCGACCCGGCTGCGGTGCGGGCGGTGTTGCCGGGGGGGCTGGCGTCGCCGCCGCTGTGGCCGCAGGAGCTCGATGTGCCCCTGTCGTGGGCGGATCTCGGCCGGGCCGGGTCCGTCCTGGGGAACCGGACCGTGATCGTCCTGGGGCCGGAGGCGTCGCTCCCGGTCCAGTTCGCCGAGATCATGCAGGTCCTCGCGGAGGGGTCGTGCGGCCAGTGCCAGGGCTGCGCGAACGGAACCCGGGCCCTCGCCGGCTACCTGGCCGCCCTGGCGGGTCTGGCCGGCGGCACGGAGGGCGGCGCCCCGGCGGCTCTGCCGGCCTTCGCGGACCCCGCAGAGCTCCTGGCCTATGCCCGGCACCAGGCGCACCTGCTCACCCGCCGGGCGGGCATCTGCCCGTACCCGGAGTCCGTGGGGCGCGCCATGCTGCGGGCGCTGGAGGTGTTCTGCCGGGTTTCCCCGGTCCGGTGA
- a CDS encoding Uma2 family endonuclease translates to MATRTVLTADDLLKLPRSGQRYELVKGELVRMTPPGFEHGEIVANIARILGNFVVTRKSGSVVTEAGFLLGRDPDTVRAPDVAFVSRERLAKPRPKGYFDGAPDVAVEVISPNDTYLDVHGRIEEWLGAGSKSVWIVEPGRQRVTVYTALDRPRVFERDQTVADPQLPGLDVAAADFFAVE, encoded by the coding sequence ATGGCCACGCGGACGGTCCTCACCGCAGACGATTTGCTGAAGCTCCCCCGGAGTGGCCAGCGGTACGAACTCGTCAAGGGGGAACTCGTCCGCATGACGCCGCCGGGCTTCGAGCACGGGGAAATCGTGGCCAACATTGCCCGTATTCTGGGCAACTTCGTCGTGACCCGGAAGTCCGGCTCCGTGGTGACCGAAGCGGGGTTCCTGCTCGGCCGGGATCCAGACACCGTTCGGGCGCCTGACGTGGCCTTCGTCTCCAGGGAACGACTCGCCAAGCCCCGCCCGAAGGGCTACTTCGACGGTGCCCCGGATGTAGCGGTCGAGGTGATCTCGCCCAACGACACGTATCTCGATGTGCACGGCCGCATCGAGGAGTGGCTGGGGGCCGGGAGCAAGAGCGTGTGGATCGTTGAGCCTGGCCGCCAGCGGGTGACGGTCTACACGGCCTTGGACAGACCCCGCGTCTTCGAGCGAGACCAAACCGTAGCCGACCCCCAGCTTCCGGGCCTGGACGTGGCGGCCGCGGACTTCTTCGCGGTAGAGTGA
- a CDS encoding NAD(P)-dependent methylenetetrahydromethanopterin dehydrogenase — MRRVLIQVDTDPHYSSFDAIAALDAGADVVLSYGGVTPDSVREIVYGAIFTRGGEDLRNTAIWIGGRDVALGERVLATVQKTFFGGFRVSAILDCNGCNTTAAAAVAKVTRATSVRGEKVVVVGGAGPVGQRVAALFAREGADVTITTIRQDWLDAALEHVRERFGVTVRGRLVPNEDVPAWREALEGAKVAFGAAAAGVRLLPLAAWQDNPTLEVVADLNAAPPSGIEGIELGDDGALRHGKRCFGPIGIGNFKMKVHRAAVAALFERKDQVLEAEAVYAIAREVA, encoded by the coding sequence ATGCGGCGGGTGCTGATCCAGGTCGACACGGATCCCCATTACAGTTCCTTCGACGCCATCGCGGCGCTGGACGCCGGAGCCGACGTGGTGCTGAGTTACGGCGGGGTCACACCGGACAGCGTCCGGGAGATCGTCTACGGGGCGATCTTCACCCGGGGCGGGGAGGACCTCAGGAACACGGCCATCTGGATCGGCGGCAGGGACGTCGCGCTGGGCGAGCGCGTCCTGGCGACCGTCCAGAAAACGTTCTTCGGCGGGTTTCGCGTCTCGGCGATCCTCGACTGCAACGGCTGCAACACGACGGCGGCCGCGGCCGTCGCCAAGGTCACCCGGGCGACCTCCGTGCGGGGGGAGAAAGTCGTGGTCGTCGGCGGGGCGGGCCCGGTGGGCCAGCGCGTGGCCGCGCTCTTCGCCCGGGAAGGCGCGGACGTGACGATCACCACCATCCGTCAGGACTGGCTGGACGCTGCGCTGGAGCACGTCCGGGAGCGGTTCGGGGTGACCGTGCGGGGCCGCCTCGTCCCCAACGAGGACGTGCCGGCCTGGCGCGAGGCCCTGGAGGGGGCCAAGGTGGCGTTCGGGGCGGCCGCGGCCGGGGTTCGCCTCCTGCCGCTGGCCGCCTGGCAGGACAACCCGACGCTGGAGGTCGTGGCCGACCTGAACGCGGCGCCGCCCTCCGGCATCGAGGGGATCGAACTGGGGGACGACGGCGCCCTGCGCCACGGCAAGCGGTGCTTCGGGCCGATCGGGATCGGCAACTTCAAGATGAAGGTCCACCGCGCCGCGGTGGCGGCCCTCTTCGAGCGCAAGGACCAGGTGCTGGAGGCGGAGGCGGTCTACGCCATCGCCAGGGAAGTGGCGTGA
- a CDS encoding SDR family NAD(P)-dependent oxidoreductase has product MSLKDRVVVITGVSRPGQIGQAVALAFARAGARLVLAARTAANVEARARECRELGAEAVGVAVDLATEAGAAALAREVQSRFGSPQVLVNLAGGLTVYRPAVDHTLADWQKELQNNLTTAFLTTRALFPLMREGGGGSVINFTRAGLPQANMVAYNCAKAGVEALTRTFALEGRDHNIRVNAVGPGLTDTEQNLEQMKPKDTSRWARKEDIAAVVLFLASDESAGITGQVLQVAGKGI; this is encoded by the coding sequence ATGAGCCTGAAGGACCGGGTGGTGGTGATCACCGGCGTGAGCCGGCCGGGGCAGATCGGCCAGGCGGTGGCGCTGGCCTTCGCCCGCGCGGGCGCACGGCTGGTGCTGGCGGCCCGCACGGCCGCCAACGTGGAGGCCCGGGCGCGGGAGTGCCGCGAGCTTGGCGCCGAGGCGGTCGGGGTGGCGGTCGACCTCGCCACCGAGGCGGGCGCCGCGGCGCTGGCCCGGGAGGTGCAGAGCCGTTTCGGGTCCCCGCAGGTGCTGGTCAACCTGGCGGGCGGCCTCACCGTGTACCGGCCGGCGGTCGACCACACGCTGGCCGACTGGCAGAAGGAACTGCAGAACAACCTGACCACGGCCTTCCTGACGACCCGGGCGCTGTTCCCGCTCATGCGGGAGGGGGGCGGCGGCTCGGTGATCAACTTCACCCGGGCGGGCCTCCCGCAGGCGAACATGGTCGCCTACAACTGCGCCAAGGCGGGCGTGGAGGCCCTCACCCGCACCTTCGCCCTGGAAGGGCGCGACCACAACATCCGCGTGAACGCCGTCGGGCCGGGACTGACGGACACCGAGCAGAACCTGGAGCAGATGAAGCCCAAGGACACGTCCCGCTGGGCCCGCAAGGAGGACATCGCGGCGGTGGTCCTGTTCCTGGCTTCGGACGAGTCGGCCGGCATCACGGGGCAGGTCCTGCAGGTGGCCGGCAAGGGGATCTGA
- the folB gene encoding dihydroneopterin aldolase translates to MDRIVISGMQFFGRHGVHAHEAAHGQVFGVDVELHLDLAAGGVADDPGRTVDYGAVFAEVRSVVEGPRVRLVEALAEAIAGRLLERFPVDAVTVRVHKPRAPIPGTFADVCVEIHRRQAARPRQHPTGGQGPCYELPAARYMTR, encoded by the coding sequence GTGGACCGCATCGTGATCAGCGGAATGCAGTTCTTCGGCCGGCACGGCGTGCACGCGCACGAGGCGGCGCACGGCCAGGTCTTCGGCGTCGACGTGGAACTCCACCTCGACCTGGCCGCCGGCGGGGTGGCCGACGACCCCGGCCGGACCGTGGACTACGGGGCCGTCTTCGCCGAGGTGCGGTCGGTGGTCGAGGGGCCCCGGGTGCGCCTGGTCGAGGCGCTGGCCGAGGCGATCGCCGGCCGGCTGCTGGAGCGTTTCCCCGTGGACGCCGTGACCGTCCGCGTCCACAAGCCCCGGGCGCCGATCCCGGGGACCTTCGCCGACGTCTGCGTGGAGATCCACCGGCGGCAGGCGGCGCGCCCGAGGCAGCACCCTACTGGAGGCCAGGGTCCATGCTACGAATTGCCGGCGGCGAGGTATATGACCCGATGA
- a CDS encoding 4Fe-4S dicluster domain-containing protein, whose amino-acid sequence MGRVGTWEAWQPDPRNPKQEVAMLVDVSECIGCKACEVACKHWNQNEARIEGFTGSYQSHSNLDAKTWTLIKFTEYEDPESGDIRWLFQKHNCMHCTEAGCVTACPTNALQYGDYGVVTLDQDACIGCAYCEQACPFDAIHVDRTAWDQKAQKAGKCTLCYDRISNGLQPACVKTCPTDCIKYGDRQALIEWGRKRVEELKARGFKNANLYGEHELGGLHELYVLTEPPEVYGLPVNPRVDWKVKAWKYAVQPIGKAVMGAALFGMAINWLAARRAFASAGARAGQGDSGHEGE is encoded by the coding sequence GTGGGTCGTGTCGGAACCTGGGAGGCCTGGCAGCCGGATCCCCGGAATCCGAAGCAGGAAGTGGCCATGCTGGTCGACGTCTCGGAGTGCATCGGCTGCAAGGCCTGCGAGGTCGCCTGCAAGCACTGGAACCAGAACGAGGCCCGGATCGAGGGGTTCACCGGGTCCTACCAGAGCCACTCGAACCTCGACGCCAAGACGTGGACGCTCATCAAGTTCACGGAGTACGAGGACCCGGAGAGCGGGGACATCCGCTGGCTCTTCCAGAAGCACAACTGCATGCACTGCACGGAGGCGGGCTGCGTGACCGCCTGCCCGACGAACGCCCTGCAGTACGGCGACTACGGCGTGGTCACGCTCGACCAGGACGCCTGCATCGGCTGCGCGTACTGCGAGCAGGCGTGCCCGTTCGACGCCATCCACGTCGACCGGACGGCCTGGGACCAGAAGGCCCAGAAGGCCGGCAAGTGCACGCTCTGCTACGACCGCATCTCGAATGGCCTCCAGCCCGCGTGCGTGAAGACCTGCCCCACCGACTGCATCAAGTACGGCGACCGGCAGGCCCTGATCGAGTGGGGCAGGAAGCGGGTCGAGGAACTCAAGGCGCGGGGGTTCAAGAACGCGAACCTGTACGGCGAGCACGAGCTGGGCGGCCTGCACGAGCTGTACGTCCTGACGGAGCCCCCCGAGGTCTACGGGTTGCCCGTGAACCCCAGGGTCGACTGGAAGGTCAAGGCGTGGAAGTATGCCGTGCAGCCCATCGGCAAGGCCGTGATGGGGGCGGCCCTGTTCGGGATGGCCATCAACTGGCTGGCGGCCCGCCGGGCGTTCGCCTCCGCAGGCGCACGGGCCGGCCAGGGCGACTCCGGACACGAGGGTGAATAG
- a CDS encoding formate dehydrogenase accessory protein FdhE — MDFVKAWRRYVDGRAPVPSAAPERPPAGDDDAPLEQPLILTVPPPPGADEFTAALRSAGDLLASLQPRFGPTWERLKPRVEAAREAERERLYSAAVLRQVPELLEWAQVDGEGETFLTLAELALQPVLRPFAATLVAGRSLAAWRRPFCPVCGREADVARIRPDNLRFLHCPVCDTEWPVTRLSCVWCGADDPKKVQFFTLEVLEPWRVDTCEVCGGYMKTLDQRSGGPLAMPGVDLFVEDARTLQLDLLAQREGFRRGGRAH; from the coding sequence ATGGATTTCGTCAAGGCGTGGCGGCGCTACGTCGACGGCCGGGCGCCCGTCCCGAGCGCGGCGCCGGAGCGCCCGCCCGCCGGCGATGACGATGCGCCCCTGGAGCAGCCGCTCATCCTCACTGTCCCGCCCCCGCCGGGGGCGGACGAGTTCACCGCTGCCCTCCGCTCTGCCGGTGACCTCCTCGCCTCGCTACAGCCCCGGTTCGGGCCCACCTGGGAGCGCCTGAAGCCCCGCGTGGAGGCGGCCCGTGAGGCAGAGCGCGAGCGCCTCTACTCCGCGGCCGTCCTCCGGCAGGTGCCCGAGTTGCTGGAGTGGGCGCAGGTGGACGGCGAAGGGGAGACCTTCCTCACCCTCGCCGAGCTGGCCCTGCAGCCGGTCCTCCGGCCCTTCGCGGCCACCCTGGTGGCGGGGCGAAGCCTGGCGGCGTGGCGCCGGCCCTTCTGTCCTGTCTGCGGCCGGGAGGCCGACGTGGCCCGGATCCGCCCGGACAACCTCCGCTTCCTCCACTGCCCCGTGTGCGACACCGAGTGGCCGGTGACCCGTCTGTCCTGCGTCTGGTGCGGGGCGGACGACCCGAAGAAGGTGCAGTTCTTCACCCTCGAGGTACTGGAACCCTGGCGGGTCGACACGTGCGAGGTCTGCGGCGGGTACATGAAGACCCTCGACCAGCGCAGCGGCGGCCCGCTCGCCATGCCGGGGGTCGACCTCTTCGTGGAGGACGCCCGCACCCTCCAGCTCGATCTCCTGGCCCAGCGGGAGGGCTTCCGGCGAGGGGGGCGGGCGCATTGA
- a CDS encoding ATP-grasp domain-containing protein: MKVLVVGASVRALAQSVRAAGHEPVAVDYFGDRDLRETCEAYALGPDLGLPTRHAAFAVAAARLRARGVAWDAVAYTGSLENAPHVVGRLARTGALLGNPPAALRAVRNWPALASGLAGEGFRVPRSLPAGDRVPLRGRWLLKPLRGAGGAGIRFAEPGEAVPRGRIAQEYVPGTPASALYLAGGGDAVLLAVTEQLAGREALGAPGFAYAGNILLPRVSPSVEGELTRLVRWLARSSGLAGIGGVDLVLTADGPVPIEVNPRYTAAVELLEQATGQSLFPAHLAALEGRLPASRPRWEGYFGKAVVYATEDGVWRLDGDWAAAGLRDVPSGGAPVRRGHPVCTVLAAAGDRETCLTDLVRRVQAVRGELIAPRALARSGPHLSPGRGGQPGQGHGRVPGGDGDG; the protein is encoded by the coding sequence GTGAAGGTCCTGGTGGTGGGCGCCTCGGTCCGGGCGCTCGCGCAGTCGGTCCGGGCGGCCGGTCACGAGCCGGTGGCGGTCGACTACTTCGGGGACCGGGACCTGCGCGAGACGTGCGAGGCCTACGCGCTGGGTCCGGACCTGGGCCTCCCGACGCGGCACGCCGCCTTCGCCGTGGCAGCCGCCCGCCTGCGGGCGCGGGGCGTCGCCTGGGACGCCGTGGCCTACACGGGGAGCCTCGAGAACGCTCCCCACGTGGTGGGGCGGCTGGCCCGGACGGGGGCGCTCCTCGGCAACCCGCCGGCGGCCCTGCGGGCGGTCCGGAACTGGCCGGCCCTCGCGTCCGGGCTGGCCGGGGAGGGCTTCCGGGTGCCCCGCTCTCTCCCGGCCGGCGACCGGGTCCCGCTCCGGGGCCGGTGGCTGCTGAAGCCGCTCCGGGGCGCGGGTGGCGCCGGGATCCGGTTCGCCGAACCGGGGGAGGCGGTGCCACGGGGCCGGATCGCCCAGGAGTACGTGCCGGGCACGCCCGCCTCGGCGCTGTACCTGGCCGGCGGGGGCGACGCGGTGCTCCTGGCGGTCACGGAGCAGCTCGCCGGGCGCGAGGCCCTGGGCGCGCCGGGATTCGCGTACGCGGGCAACATCCTCCTGCCCCGCGTGAGCCCGTCCGTCGAGGGCGAGCTGACCCGCCTCGTCCGCTGGCTCGCCCGCTCGTCCGGGCTCGCCGGGATCGGCGGGGTCGACCTGGTCCTGACGGCGGACGGCCCGGTGCCGATCGAGGTCAACCCCCGGTACACGGCGGCGGTCGAGCTGCTGGAGCAGGCCACCGGCCAGAGCCTGTTCCCGGCCCACCTGGCCGCCCTCGAAGGCCGGCTGCCGGCGAGCCGGCCCCGGTGGGAGGGCTACTTCGGGAAGGCGGTCGTCTACGCGACCGAGGACGGGGTCTGGCGGCTGGACGGGGACTGGGCGGCGGCGGGGCTCCGGGACGTCCCGTCCGGCGGCGCCCCCGTCCGCAGGGGACACCCCGTCTGCACGGTGCTCGCCGCCGCCGGGGACCGGGAAACGTGCCTGACCGACCTGGTGCGCCGGGTGCAGGCGGTGAGGGGGGAGCTCATTGCGCCGCGCGCTCTTGCTCGTTCCGGGCCGCACCTCTCGCCAGGGCGTGGCGGCCAACCTGGGCAAGGACACGGCCGAGTACCGGGAGGCGACGGAGACGGTTGA
- a CDS encoding IS200/IS605 family accessory protein TnpB-related protein translates to MKGKVRAAEETRQQRTRTLQGQIESTEKAIRKLQREDVALAKGSGQARKLPPHERVERRQRVRFRLHQKNRRLAMLRARLEAAENHQGPPSLCFGSRKLFRAQFHLAENGYASHDEWLQAWRKARSDSFFCLGSKDEAGGNQTCTLFPDGTLRLRVPNALAGEYGTHVLIRGVRFAYGQDVLGAALAAGQAISYRFVRKDGTWYLYATTERMPAPVVTHRQAGAVGVDLNPGLVAVAEIDRSGNPVGTRHIPLQIQGRRREQVLATLGEAVADVVAWAKAAGKPVVVERLDFRTKKARLREVSDRHARRLSHFAYACFHALLLSRAEREGVEVITVNPAFTSVIGKVKFMARYGLSPHAAAAVAIARRGLRFGERLRSGNARPLPARNRGRHVWSDWRRILPGVRGRKLTHALYERPSEGGPGRGVPLSATVPAGVGSHGPERDGLAWVPGCDPPARTVGSAVRPA, encoded by the coding sequence TTGAAGGGCAAGGTCCGGGCCGCCGAGGAGACCCGGCAGCAGCGGACCCGCACCCTGCAAGGGCAGATCGAGTCCACGGAGAAGGCCATCCGTAAGCTGCAGCGGGAGGATGTGGCCCTGGCCAAGGGGAGCGGGCAGGCGCGCAAGCTGCCGCCCCACGAGCGGGTAGAGCGCCGCCAGCGGGTCCGGTTCCGCCTGCATCAAAAAAACCGGCGCCTGGCCATGCTCCGGGCCCGGCTGGAGGCGGCGGAAAACCACCAGGGACCGCCTTCCCTTTGCTTCGGCTCCCGCAAGCTGTTCCGTGCCCAGTTCCACCTGGCGGAGAATGGCTATGCCTCCCACGACGAGTGGCTTCAGGCCTGGCGGAAGGCCCGCAGCGACTCGTTCTTCTGCCTCGGGTCGAAGGACGAGGCGGGCGGCAACCAGACCTGCACCCTCTTTCCGGACGGGACCCTGCGGCTGCGGGTCCCGAACGCCCTGGCCGGCGAGTACGGCACCCACGTGCTGATCCGGGGCGTGCGCTTCGCCTACGGCCAGGACGTGCTGGGCGCCGCCCTGGCGGCCGGGCAGGCCATCTCGTACCGGTTCGTGCGTAAGGACGGTACCTGGTACCTCTACGCCACCACGGAGCGGATGCCTGCACCGGTGGTGACGCACCGGCAGGCGGGGGCCGTCGGGGTGGACCTGAACCCCGGCCTGGTGGCGGTGGCGGAGATCGACCGCTCCGGCAACCCGGTGGGAACCCGGCACATTCCGCTGCAGATCCAGGGCCGGCGCAGGGAACAGGTCCTGGCCACACTGGGAGAGGCTGTGGCGGACGTGGTGGCCTGGGCGAAGGCCGCCGGAAAGCCCGTGGTGGTGGAACGCCTGGACTTCCGGACGAAGAAGGCCCGGCTGCGGGAGGTCTCCGACCGGCACGCCCGGCGGTTGTCGCACTTCGCCTACGCCTGCTTCCACGCCTTGCTCCTGTCCCGTGCGGAACGGGAGGGCGTGGAAGTGATCACCGTCAACCCGGCGTTCACCAGCGTGATCGGAAAGGTCAAGTTCATGGCCCGGTACGGGCTGTCGCCGCACGCTGCGGCGGCGGTGGCGATCGCCCGGCGGGGCCTGAGGTTTGGGGAGCGGCTCCGGTCCGGAAACGCCCGTCCGCTACCTGCAAGGAATCGCGGGCGGCACGTCTGGAGCGACTGGCGCCGGATTCTCCCCGGCGTGCGGGGGCGGAAGCTGACGCACGCTTTATACGAGCGTCCCTCCGAGGGAGGCCCAGGCAGGGGGGTACCCCTATCCGCCACGGTACCGGCGGGTGTAGGCTCGCACGGCCCGGAGCGGGATGGTCTGGCTTGGGTCCCGGGGTGCGACCCCCCGGCGCGAACCGTCGGGAGCGCTGTTCGCCCGGCGTAA
- a CDS encoding molybdopterin dinucleotide binding domain-containing protein encodes MAANLGKDTAEYREATETVEVCAEDLEAIGCRDGDQVRVTSAHGSVVLVARARPPADLPPGLAFVAYGTPSSRLMGGETHGTGMPDSKGIPVWLEPAAR; translated from the coding sequence GTGGCGGCCAACCTGGGCAAGGACACGGCCGAGTACCGGGAGGCGACGGAGACGGTTGAGGTCTGCGCGGAGGACCTGGAGGCGATCGGGTGCAGAGACGGGGACCAGGTGCGGGTGACCTCCGCCCACGGCTCCGTGGTCCTCGTGGCCCGCGCCCGGCCGCCGGCCGACCTGCCGCCGGGGCTCGCCTTCGTGGCCTACGGCACGCCGTCCAGCCGCCTGATGGGCGGCGAGACCCACGGCACCGGGATGCCGGACTCGAAGGGGATCCCGGTCTGGCTCGAGCCGGCGGCCCGCTGA